GCATTAGAGAAGTGTTAAGAGAAGGAGAGGGTGTTGTTAAGGCGATCCATTTAGGCTATATCAATGCGAGTCGGGCGATTTTTGATTCCAATATCACTTCCTTGATCGCTTCGGTGTTACTATACGCTTATGGCACAGGAGCGATCAAAGGCTTTGCCTTAACCACAGGCATTGGGATTTTAGCCTCTATCATCACCGCTATTATAGGCACGCAAGGGATTTATCAAGCCCTTTTACCTAAATTAGCCCAAACGAAAAGCCTTTACTTTTGGTTTGGCGTGAATAAAAGAGCTTAGGAGGTTTTATGGAATTATTCAAACAAGTTAGAATCTTAAGCTTCATGCGTTATTCCAATTATGGGGTGGTTGTTTCAGCGATCTTGGTGCTTCTAGCGTTAGGGCTTTTGTTTTTTAAAGGGTTTTCTTTAGGGATTGATTTTGCGGGGGGGAGTTTGGTACAGGTGCGTTACACTCAAAACGCCCCCATTAAAGAAGTGCGCGATCTTTTTGAAAAAGAAGCTCGCTTCAAGGGCGTTCAAGTGAGCGAATTTGGCTCTAAAGAAGAAATTTTAATCAAATTCCCTTTTGTAGAAACGGCTGAAAATGAAGATTTGAACGCTATCGTGGCCAATATTTTAAAACCCAGCGGCGATTTTGAAATCCGTAAATTTGACACCGTGGGGCCTAGAGTGGGGAGCGAATTGAAAGAAAAGGGCATTTTGTCGCTGATTTTAGCCTTAATGGCGATCATGGTTTATGTGAGTTTCCGCTATGAATGGCGTTTCGCTTTAGCGAGCGTTGTTGCACTTGTGCATGATGTGATTTTGGTGGCAAGCTCGGTGATTGTTTTTAAGATTGATATGAATTTGGAAGTGATTGCGGCTTTGCTCACTTTGATTGGGTATTCCATTAATGATACGATCATTATCTTTGATCGAATCAGAGAAGAAATGCTCTCTCAAAAAACCAAAGATGCCACTCAAGCCATTGATGAAGCCATTTCCAGCACGCTCACGCGCACGCTTCTAACTTCTTTAACCGTGTTTTTTGT
This DNA window, taken from Helicobacter pylori, encodes the following:
- the secF gene encoding protein translocase subunit SecF; amino-acid sequence: MELFKQVRILSFMRYSNYGVVVSAILVLLALGLLFFKGFSLGIDFAGGSLVQVRYTQNAPIKEVRDLFEKEARFKGVQVSEFGSKEEILIKFPFVETAENEDLNAIVANILKPSGDFEIRKFDTVGPRVGSELKEKGILSLILALMAIMVYVSFRYEWRFALASVVALVHDVILVASSVIVFKIDMNLEVIAALLTLIGYSINDTIIIFDRIREEMLSQKTKDATQAIDEAISSTLTRTLLTSLTVFFVVLILCVFGSKIIIGFSLPMLIGTIVGTYSSIFIAPKVALLLGFDMGKYYENEARKIKKAQEKEKMRRLYEGGQV